The DNA region GTGTGCACCGCTGCCTCAACACCGCCAAGGTTTGCACGGAAGAGGTCTGTACCTGGCTCGCCCCACGTGCCAGATCCGTAGACGTAGCCCATCTTGTTGATGAAGAGCTCCGCAAGCTTTGCCTCGTCGGTCCACGTCCCGCTGGCGTCGATCGCGGAGGATAGCCCTGTTCCGTATGCTCCGGGTGCGGACGAGAATATCCGTGCCGTAGAAAGGCTCCGTGCGGCAGCCTCGTCGTAGCCGCCGGCAAGGAGATGCTGGTAGAGTGCCTCGCTGTGCCGCTTCACGTAGTTAGGGTATTCGCTCTCTTCGGCCTGTGCAGCGAGCCTGACGGCCTCGTCGAGGAGCTCGATCTTGTCCGCGAACGTATCCCGGTACAGTCCCGATGCGAGGAAGAGCACGTCGATCCTCGGCCGCCCGAGCTCCCCAGATGGAATAAGTTCCAGGCTCTTCACGTTTCCTTTGCTCCAGACGGGCCTCACGCCGAGCAGGTAAAGGGCTTCCGATTCCGTCACTCCCTCGTGGCGCATCGCCTCACACGCCCAGAGGACGAAGGCCACCTTCTCCGGGTATGCTCCGTCATGCGCATCCCGGTACTGCCTGAGCATCTCGTCCGCCATCTGCATGCCCACGTTCCACGCTTCCTGTGTCGGCATGGTCCGCGAATCGAAGGAATGGAAGTTGTTGCCCGTAGGGAGGCTGTGCGGGCTCCTGATCGGATCGCCGCCCGTCTTCGGCGGGGTAAAACCGCCGTCGAGTGCGTTGATGATCGCCGGAATCTCAACGGTGCAGGCCGCAATATCCATCTGGTAGCGGGTCGCGGTATTCAAATCTGCCGTCACATCGGCAGAGACCCCGCCGAGGATGGATTGCTGTGCCGCCTCCGGTCCTGTGCCGTTGACAAGTACCTCATGGAGCAGGGCCTCGATGACGGTGCAGTTTCCGTGCGCTGCCGAGAGGCTATGCGGGTCGGGGTAGATCATACCAACGTGCTCTTCAAACTCCTCGCCGAGCATCGCCCGGACAAGCGAGACCAGTTCGTCCCCTTCCGGCGGCTCTCCAAGGATATGCAGACCGTACGGGATGAGCTCGTCGCCAAGTTTGTGGAGGTACTGATGAAGGTCGCTGGTAATGAACGCGGCGAACTCTTCCTCCGACATCGCCTTGATCCCCTCGACCGTGCGATCAAGGTTATCGCAGATGTTCATCTCCTCACAAAGTTCAGTGATGCTCTTCCTGTACTCCCCCTTCAGCGTCGCATTTACGGTGCCGTAGGCGTGGACCTTCTCGTGGAGGACCGCGAAGTTGCCATAGAGTCCTGCCGTGACGATCGGGGGGGTGAGGTGATCCACGATGACCGCATTTCCTCTCCGCTTGGCCTGCGTCCCCTCTCCGAGCCCGTCCATGATGTAGGGGTAGATGTTCGGGCAGTCCCCGATGAGGAGGGGCGGCCAATCTGTTGCGGAGAGGGCGCGCTCTTTGCCCGGGAGCCATTCGTGTGTCCCGTGCCTGCCGAAATGGACGATGGCGTCTGCCCCAAATTCGTTCCGGAGCCAGAGGTAGAAGGCGATATACTGGTGGTGTGGCGGGAGATCTTTGTCATGGTAGAGTATCTCCTCGTTCTGCAGCCAGCCCCGAGTCGGCTGCGGCGCGAGCAGTACGTTGCCGAAAGATATTGTGGGGATCACCAGGTACTCCTTCCCGCCGTTCTGGTAGACCATAATCTCACCCGGCGGCTCGCCCCACTTCTCAATAACCTCATGCTGCCTCTCTGCAGGCAGGCTGTGGAACCATCCGGCGTAGATCTCTGCAGGGAGCAAAACAACGTCTCCGTCCTTTACCATACGGTCGAGCTCCCCGGGGGCCCAGGTGCCGACGTTTCTTCCCTGGAGGAGCATCAGGTCGAGGAGGACGTCTTCGTCCGGGACCTCGCCGGCTACCGAGTAGCCCTCCGCCTTCATGGCGTTGAGGAGGCTCGTGAGGCTCGGCACGATATCAAGGTAACTTGCGCCGAGGTTGTTCTTCCCTCCCCCGTGGTTGTAGTAGATGACGGCGATGCGCTTGTCGGGGTTTGCAGTATGCCGGAGCTTCCCGAGTGCCAGAACCCTGTCGGCGAGCCAAGCAACCTGCTCGTCGACGGGTGTGATCGGGCGAAACCCGATCGCTTCTGTCTCGGGGTCGATTCCCCTCCCGGCGGTCCAGATGAACTCTGTCTGGCCGTCAAGTTCGGGCATCGCGATCGAGTAACCGATCTTTGAAGCGGTGATGCCGTCGGTGCCTTCCGCCCACTCTTCAGGGGTCTTTGAGTAATCAACAAGTGCGTTGATGATCGGGATGTTGTAGGCTGCCAGTTCCGCAATTCCCCGTTCGGCGTTCTCACCGGACCCGTAAAACCTGAAGCACCTGATATTGACGATGGCGTCGATGACCGGCGTCCCGTTCCTGACGAAGAACCGGTCGATCACGTGAGGGTTTTTATGATCGAGGAAGACCGGGAGGATGTTCGCTCCCCTGGCTTCAAATGCTCTCATGATAGCGTCATCACCGCGAAGATCGCCGGAACGGTAGTGACTGTCATAGAAGATGATGCCGATGGTCGGTTTTGCCGGATCATACATGGAGTACCACGCCAGATAGTCATCCAGGTTCTCAAACGGTTCCCCGCTGTCGGGATGGTAGATGCATTCCTGGGGGATGGTGATCGGATCCTTCACCGGGACGTCGGCCCCGCATAACCTGGCACTAATGTAGTCGATCAGCCTGAGCGCATTCTCGGGACAGTTGTTGTCCCAGTAGGTCTCCACTGCCGGGTGGGCGGTCATATCGACGGTTCCGAGGGATTCATGCGTCCCTCCATGAAGGACCATTATCGGAATCCCGAGGGCAGTGGCGTCCTTTACCGCCGGTTCGATGATATCTATTCCGGCCCCGAACATCTCAAGAAAGATGAGGTCATAGCCGGTGAGGTTGAGATCGGCAGGCAGGTTCTTTGAGGGATAGACCGTGACGTTTGCAGTGCTCTTCGCAGCTGCATCGATGTACATCGGGACATAACTCTCTCCACCGATGATCATGACGATCCTGATCGCCTCTTGTGGTGATTGTGGAGGATCCACGGGTGTTGAGTTCCCGAAGCAGGTGTTGTCGATATACAGGAGCATGTTCAGGATATTACCGTCACCCCCGTACTGCCAGTATCGGCTGATGTTCTGGTCCGCGGGCATACCGAATATAGTATCCGGGGAAAGGCCATAGAGGATGATCGTTGCGTTCTCACCGGCTGTGCCGTTGATACGCGCAGCGGTCTCATTGCCGATGGACGCGGCAAAGATAAGCGGTTCCCCGGCGAAATCGTGCAGCAGTGCCTCTTCTTCGGAGAAGAGGGAGACGTTCAACGGGACGCTCCCGGTCACATTGGTGATCGCTGCCCTCCTCTGGCTGTCGCCCGTGACGATCGCGATCCTGTTCTCCACAGCGGCCTCCCGCACTGTTTCGATCGTGTTCCCTTCACCAGCAGGAGTTCCAGAGTCCCCCAACGGGAGCGGGCCGCCGGCGGTTGCAGTCGGGATCGGGGTCCCCGTTGCGTTCCCGGATTCGTCAGGGAGTGGCGTCTCCTCCACCTCTTCAGGGGCTGCAGGCTCCTCTGTTCCGGCCGCTTCCGGCATCGAAGGACTTTCAACCGGGTTCCGGGTATCCAGCCCGTTCGTTCCATTCTCCGAAACTTCTTCGCTCCCGGCTGGGTCCGCGGCGCCTTCACCTGCCGCAGGCGCGACCAGGAGCAGCGTGATCATAATCAGCGCACATAACCAGTACAGGTTGCTTTTTTTCGTAACTCTCATACGTTAGCCTCTTTTCCTCCCGGAGCCGACTGCTGCGGCCGGGTGTTTACCAAACTTATTTTTAGGTAGATCAAGTACGATTGATTATTAATATACGTTACGCATCGATGCGGTGGTAGAGCCCGGTTTCTGGACAAAAGAGTTAGTTATCCTCGTCCCCATCGTCGGGAACGTAGATGATCTCGCCGTTCTCCAGGCGGTATGCCGTACCCATGCGGCTGCCCTGGCCGCCGGCAAGTTCTTCGGTCATATTCAGCACCTTGAGGGTCTTGCCTTCCTTGATAATGATCTGCATGTTCGGCTGTCCCGGGTTTTTCACCACCGTGAGGTCCGCTTCATCGTCGAGGAGTTCGGGAACGTTGTAGGCGACGACGAGCGCGACCAGGAGGGCGACGGCGAAGACCATAGCGACGTCAAAGAGGTTGGCAACGCCGGAGAGAGGGTCTTCGTCCTCGTCGTCGAGAATGATGCGTCTTCTCCTCATGCCACCATCCTCACCACGTATTCCATGTCGCTCAAGTCCTGTAGATACCACCGGCGCTTCGTCAGCATGACGGCATAGGCGATGCCTCCGGCAAACAGCCCGAGTACCGTCGTGCTGAACGCGATGACCAGGTTGGATGCCAGCGCCTCGACGTTCCCTGCCGAAAGGCCCATCAGTGCGGGACCGAGGGGTATCAGCGTTCCCATGAGCCCGAGCATTGGGGCCGTCCGCGTCAGGATCTTGAGCCGCTCCAGTTCGGCTGCAATGCGTATCTCGTAGTCCTGGAGGAGCTTTTCCGACTCGATCGAAAATCGATCGTCCCCGAGAAGTTTCGCAAGGTCGCCGGTAAACGATCTGAGAAGCGGGTTTGACCCCGACGCTGCAAGCGTCTCTGCGGCTTCGCCGTACGACCGGGCCTGGACGAGCGCCCGGGTCTCCCGGCAACCGTCTCTGAGCCGTTCGAGGTTCCGGGTCCTTGCCGAGTACTCGGAGATGAACTGGCCGAGAGCCGTCAGTGTCCAGACAACGAAGGCAAGGAGCACTATGATTGCAGGATAGA from Methanoculleus receptaculi includes:
- a CDS encoding DUF2149 domain-containing protein — its product is MRRRRIILDDEDEDPLSGVANLFDVAMVFAVALLVALVVAYNVPELLDDEADLTVVKNPGQPNMQIIIKEGKTLKVLNMTEELAGGQGSRMGTAYRLENGEIIYVPDDGDEDN
- a CDS encoding cobaltochelatase subunit CobN, which produces MITLLLVAPAAGEGAADPAGSEEVSENGTNGLDTRNPVESPSMPEAAGTEEPAAPEEVEETPLPDESGNATGTPIPTATAGGPLPLGDSGTPAGEGNTIETVREAAVENRIAIVTGDSQRRAAITNVTGSVPLNVSLFSEEEALLHDFAGEPLIFAASIGNETAARINGTAGENATIILYGLSPDTIFGMPADQNISRYWQYGGDGNILNMLLYIDNTCFGNSTPVDPPQSPQEAIRIVMIIGGESYVPMYIDAAAKSTANVTVYPSKNLPADLNLTGYDLIFLEMFGAGIDIIEPAVKDATALGIPIMVLHGGTHESLGTVDMTAHPAVETYWDNNCPENALRLIDYISARLCGADVPVKDPITIPQECIYHPDSGEPFENLDDYLAWYSMYDPAKPTIGIIFYDSHYRSGDLRGDDAIMRAFEARGANILPVFLDHKNPHVIDRFFVRNGTPVIDAIVNIRCFRFYGSGENAERGIAELAAYNIPIINALVDYSKTPEEWAEGTDGITASKIGYSIAMPELDGQTEFIWTAGRGIDPETEAIGFRPITPVDEQVAWLADRVLALGKLRHTANPDKRIAVIYYNHGGGKNNLGASYLDIVPSLTSLLNAMKAEGYSVAGEVPDEDVLLDLMLLQGRNVGTWAPGELDRMVKDGDVVLLPAEIYAGWFHSLPAERQHEVIEKWGEPPGEIMVYQNGGKEYLVIPTISFGNVLLAPQPTRGWLQNEEILYHDKDLPPHHQYIAFYLWLRNEFGADAIVHFGRHGTHEWLPGKERALSATDWPPLLIGDCPNIYPYIMDGLGEGTQAKRRGNAVIVDHLTPPIVTAGLYGNFAVLHEKVHAYGTVNATLKGEYRKSITELCEEMNICDNLDRTVEGIKAMSEEEFAAFITSDLHQYLHKLGDELIPYGLHILGEPPEGDELVSLVRAMLGEEFEEHVGMIYPDPHSLSAAHGNCTVIEALLHEVLVNGTGPEAAQQSILGGVSADVTADLNTATRYQMDIAACTVEIPAIINALDGGFTPPKTGGDPIRSPHSLPTGNNFHSFDSRTMPTQEAWNVGMQMADEMLRQYRDAHDGAYPEKVAFVLWACEAMRHEGVTESEALYLLGVRPVWSKGNVKSLELIPSGELGRPRIDVLFLASGLYRDTFADKIELLDEAVRLAAQAEESEYPNYVKRHSEALYQHLLAGGYDEAAARSLSTARIFSSAPGAYGTGLSSAIDASGTWTDEAKLAELFINKMGYVYGSGTWGEPGTDLFRANLGGVEAAVHTRSSNLYGLVDNDDCFQYVGALSLAVRYLTGTAPETFITDLRAAGKPETTTLKEFILRELDARYFNPKWIEGMMEHGYAGARCMDGEFLQNLWGWTVTNPEIIGSDIWNRVFDVYVKDEHHLGLSEFFKDNPYAYQSMLARMMETARKGYWDADSKVLQHLAQEFQQSVELHGMTCCHHTCGNLQLEAYIQSQIPAPQAPDSGSSGKRPSSRSSSSPLPTFTPIPSGTGDQATNTTGASGVGKTLDKMAGDMAKAAQEVSGHVMREVQDAVTGPTSSTPLIPVMLVILVVGAIAAGFRLKQR
- a CDS encoding MotA/TolQ/ExbB proton channel family protein, encoding MTDLSTLIMETMFTLSGALFYPAIIVLLAFVVWTLTALGQFISEYSARTRNLERLRDGCRETRALVQARSYGEAAETLAASGSNPLLRSFTGDLAKLLGDDRFSIESEKLLQDYEIRIAAELERLKILTRTAPMLGLMGTLIPLGPALMGLSAGNVEALASNLVIAFSTTVLGLFAGGIAYAVMLTKRRWYLQDLSDMEYVVRMVA